GGTGAGGACGGCGTCGACTCCGAACTCGACCTCGGCGTCGGCTGGCAAGACCCCGCCGTGATCCGCGAAACCGGTCTTTGTGTCTGGCGCAGCGGTCAGCGGCCGGTGCTCGATTTCAAACGCAATGGCGACATGCTCACGGGCAAGATGGCCATCCTCTGGACCCAAGGTGAACACGATACCCCAAGCTTCGCCGACGACGACCGCGACTACGCTACCATCGAGCGTTCCGGCCACCTCGCACGGGAGGGTGTCCTCAACGAAGACATCCACAAGCTCGCCGAGGGCATCCAAGTTTACCACGGAGTGCAGCTCGAGGAAGGCATGGAACCCCTGCCGGAAATCGCCGGAAGCATTGCTAGGAAATACAGTGGCGGAGGCCACGGAGGCTACGCGCTCTACCTTTTCGAAAAAGAATCGGACCGAAAAGCTGCGCTCGCAAGCACGCCCGACCTCAAAGCCGTCGAGCCCTACTGCATTTGAGGCCGAGCACTTTTCCGTCCAACGACATCCCCATCATGCCGACTCCTTTTCAATCTTTCCGCGTTCTCGGAACACCCGTCGCCGTGGTCACCAAGGAATCGGCTGCAGCGCAGGTGATTGCCTGGGCAGACCGGGGTGATCGAGCCTACGCCATCGAGGCGGCCGACGTCCATGTGGTCACCCGCGCCCGTCACGAGCCTGAGTTTGGAGAATGTATGAGTCGTTTTGACATGGTCTGCCCCGATGGCATGCCGGTGCTCTGGAGCGTCAACCGCGAGCTGCCCGAGGAAGATCGACTCACTGAGCGCGTCTGCGGCGCCGATCTCATGCAAGAAACGATGCGCCAAACCGCCGAGAAAGGTGGGCAGAGCCACTTTTTGTTAGGAGGTGCGGAAACCACTTTGGAAAAACTCGTTGAGACACTGCCTGAGAAGGTGCCGGGGGTGCGCATCGCCGGGAGCTACTCGCCGCCATTTGGCGAATGGCCAGCGGATGAGTTCGAGCGGATCTGCCAGAAGATCACCGAGTCCGGAGCTTCCCACGTCTGGGTGGGGCTCGGATGTCCGAAGCAGGAACGTTGGATTTCTGAAAACAAGCAGCAGCTACCACCGGCGTGCTACTACGGCGTGGGAGCCGCCTTTGCCTTTCACGCGGGTGAAATCTCACGAGCACCCCGACTGTTCCAGAAGACGGGAACCGAATGGCTTTACCGCGTCATCTGCGAGCCCAGACGACTGTGGAAACGCTACTTCACCTACAACAGTCTCTTCATCAGGTATCAACTTTTTGAATAGCAGCATCCGATGGAGTCTTCAGCACAACAAGAAGTCGACGCTTTAATCGTCGGTGCCGGATTTGCCGGCTTAGTCACGGCGGAACGATTGAGTAATGAGCTCGGTTGGACCTGCGCAGTGGTCGAGCAGCGCGATCACATCGGTGGCAATGCCTACGACTACTACGATGATGCCGGTGTCCTGGTGCACAAATACGGACCGCATTATTTCCGCTCGAACTCGGAAAAAATCGTCGAGTATCTCAGTCAATTCACCGATTGGCATCCGGTGGAGTATCGGGTGAAAAGCTACACCGAAGGGCGCTACTGGAATTTTCCCATCAACCTGAACACCTTTGAGCAGCTCATCGGCAGAGCGTCGGACGCCGAGGAGTTTCGTCAGTGGATGGAGGACACCCGGGAGAAAATCGATGATCCGAAGAACTCCGAAGAGGTCATCACCTCCCAGGTCGGCAAGGACCTCTACGAGAAGTTTTTCAAAGGCTACACCATCAAGCAGTGGAAAAAACATCCGCGCGATCTCGATCCCAGCGTCTGCGGTCGCATCCCCATCCGCACCAATCGTGACGACCGCTACCTGCGCGAGTCTTTCCAAGCACTTCCGGCCGACGGCTACACAGCTTTATTTGAAAACATGCTCGCCGCCACGCCCGGTTTGGAACTCAGGCTCGGCACCTCGCTCGATCAGGCCAAGGAGCTATTCCGCTGGAAACACCTGGTCTACACCGGCCCCATCGATGCCTACTTCGACCACTGCCACGGCCCACTTCCCTACCGCTCTCTCAAGTTCCAGCATCAGAGTTTCAACGCCGAGCAACTGCGCGATCGCGAAGCCATCGCTGGAAAGCCGGGCCACTGGCAGCCGGAAATGCAGGTGAACTATCCGTCGACCGAGGTTGATTTCACCCGCATCGTGGAGATCAAACACGCCACCGGCCAGGACACGTCTAACAGCACCATCGTCAAAGAATTCCCCGCAGACTTCGAGGAAACCGGCGAGCCCTACTACCCGGTTCCCACCGACGATTCCAAAGCGCTCTATCAGCAATACAAAACCCTCGCCGAAGCCGAGACAAACACCAGCTTCATCGGTCGCCTGGGCACCTACAAGTATTACAACATGGACCAAGTCGTCGGCATGGCCCTGAAAGAGGCGGAGAAAATTTGCAAAACCTATGCCTGAACCTCAAGCAGAGCTACTCCTGGTGGGGCTCACGCCACCGCCATTTCATGGGCAGTCCATCGCCACCGGCCTGCTTTTCGATCATGATTGGTCGCCGCTGCGGGTGGCACGATTGCCGATCCGCTACAGCAACAAAATCGATGAGATTGGCAAGCCGAGTCTGAAGAAGGTGCTGCATATGTTTACGCTAGTGTGGAAATGTTGGAAGCTAAGGCGGCAGACGGGAGCCAGAGTGATGTATTACACCCCCACCAGTGCCTCGCTGGTGCCCTTTGTTCGCGATGTCGTGTTTTTAATCCTTTGTCGCCCGTTTTTTGATCGCGTGCTTCTGCACTACCACGCCGGAGGACTTCCAGATTTCCTGAGAGCGAACCCACTGAGGCATTTCCTTGGGAAGCTGATGTATGGACGTGGTGCCTGGAGCATTGCTCTGACACCTCATGTGGAAGCTCCGGGGATTTCATTTGGGGCGGCCAAGGAGCTGGTGGTGCCGAATGGCGTGGATGTTCCGGCTGAAGTAGTCGCCCACCAAAGAGATGGGACGAAAACGACCACCTTCTTGTTTGTTGGCAATCTGTATCGAGACAAAGGTATTTTCGATGCCATCTACGCTCTGAATGAGAGCCATTCGCAGAAGCACCCTGTGAGTCTCAAGGTGATGGGAGCTTTCCCTGATGCCGAGACCGAGCAGGAGCTCCGTTCGCTGGCTGCAGAGATGGATTATCCGGTTGAGTTTCTTGGAATCTGCAAGGGCGATGAGAAATGGGCGGCGTTCTTGACGGCGGATGTTTTTTTCTTCCCAAGCTACTACGCCTCGGAAAACCAACCCTTGGTGACCTTGGAAGCCATGGCTGCAGGTTTACCCGTTCTCGCTACGCACTGGCGTGGTATTCCCGGACAAGTCGAGCATGGTGTCACCGGATTACTGGTAGAGCCGCAGAACCGTCAGGAAATCAGCCAAGCCGCCGTGCAGCTAGCCTCTGATCCTGATCTACGACAACGTCTGGGCAGCAATGGACGAGATCGCTACCTGAAAGAGTTCACCACAGAGGCTCATTTACAGAAAATGGGCGAGGTGTTTGCCGCAGCATTAGCAGAATCTTAAAGGATGACTGAATACGATCAACAGGCCGAGCAGGACGCCTTTCTCACCTGGAAACCCGAATTAGGTTTTCGGGAGACTCTAAGGGCAGACATGCAGGCGAATGCGGGGAACCCCAAGGGAAAGGTGATAGTTTTCCTATTCCGTTTGAGTTCCTACCTGCGCCGGGGGCCTAAGATGCTCTATTACCTCAGCATCCCCTACATCATTTGGTATCGCCTGTATGTGGAGTGGAGTTTGGGGGTGGAACTTCCTCCTCTCACCCGTGTTGGTGCAGGCCTCACGGTTCACCATGGACAAGGTCTGGTGGTGAATAACCGTGCGATCATTGGGAAGAACTGCACCCTCCGCCATGGCGTCACCATTGGCAATAAAACCGACACAGATATCTATGGCTGCCCTGTAATTGGCGATGGCGTCAATATCGGTGCCGGAGCCATCATTTTGGGAAGGATTAAAATTGGCGACGGTGCTACGATTGGCGCTGCCAGTGTGATTACCAAGGATGTCGCAGAGCAAGCTACAATGGTGGGTAACCCAGGGGTAAAATTATAATCTAACAATCAGCGTGCAATTTCATTGACCTCTAAAAATGAGACCCTTAACAAGAGGCTATGGTAAGATTTTGTTTGTTGAATACACTGGCGGTTATTCTGTGTCTGGGTGTCCTCACAGCATGCCCAACCATTGAACTTAGCCAAACAAGTGCGTCCAGCTACAGCCTGAGCTACTCAGGAGGCATCCTGCAGGTTTCCGAGGACATGGAAACTTGGGTGGATGTCGATCCTCAGCCGACGAGCCCCCTAGTGGGTAACATGACGGCACCGGCCAAATTTTACCGAGTTAAATCATTAGACCGAGTGCCCATCATTGCATTCACCGGCCAAAGCAACACCTTGCACACACCGCGTAATTCGGCTCCTTATTCCACTACCGACCTTCCTTATTATTTCAGCTTTGCCCAAGGAAATGCAGATACCTCTGCAGGCGCATCTGAGCTGTTTACTAGCGTCACCAACGCCATTACCTCCGGTAAACCAATAGGCAGCTGCTGGGAGTTTGCCAATGCTCTGCATGCCAGCGATTACCGTGCTGGTGCTCTACGGCGTTTTGCCTTCGTTCAGACAGGATTGGGAGGAAGGGCTTCTTGGGAATGGAAGAGTGGTCAAAAACGGAATGTCGAATTTCAAAATGCCCTCGATGCTCTGATCACCCAGATTGAGACCCATCCTTATACCACGGGCGAATTAAAAGCAGTGGTCGTTAACCAAGGGGAAAGAGATACCGATACCAGTGGAACTTGGGATGTCAGCTGGACGAGCTTCATCACATCCATAAGGAATAAGTATGGGAACCAGGTTCAGTTATACATCCAAACCCTGAACAACTTGCACCTCATGCCTCGCCAAACCACGCCTGATGCTGGCTGGGATGCCGTTTATCAAAAACAACTTTCATTAGCCACTGACTCAGGTAGCACGGCTGCACTAGCGGATACTTATGTGTATGATTCCAATGCGTTGGGCGGACCAGAAAATACCGCCATGTATTGCAGGGATAACAATGTGCATTATTCAAATGCTGGCATGATGATGCTTGGTGAGGGAACCTTTGAGATATTTAAGGATGTAAATAATTTTTGATGGCATCCCGTCAAAACGTAAAAGTCAATCGCTAATTAATAGCGATGACTGATTAACAGTGTGAAAATATCCACAGGAACAGTTTATTACTATACTGTAACAATAATCCAATCGTAGGACACTAATCATGAAATTCAGAAAAATAGCTTTGAATATGCTAAAGGTAATTTTACCAAAATTTATCATATCGTATAAACACTCAAGAGATAGAAATAAGAACTTATTAAAGCCAATTACGGAAAACCTTCCCTATGATCCAGAAATAAATGTTCTGAATCATATTGGTATTAATTATCCCATGTTCGATATTGGAGCGAATACAGGGATTTACAGCGAGATGTTAAAAAATACTATTGGGGAAGAAAACTTATATATATTTGAGCCTCTTCCGCATTTGTTTGAGAACCTAAGGTGCAAATTTAAAAATGCTAATATATATAAATTGGCATTATCAAATGAATGTTCTAGTCAAGTAATTAGAATACCATGCATAGATGGAGATTATTATGATACACGTGCAACATTAAATAACCATATCGAGCCAAACCAAAGTGGGGCAAAAAAAATAACAATCGATGTATCGACATTGGATCAAGTCGTAGCTTCATTGAGGCTAGACAGGATAGGTTTTATGAAGGTAGACGTCGAAGGGCATGAGCTAGAGCTCATTGAAGGAGCAACTTCGACATTAAAAAAATTTAAGCCACTAATTCTAATTGAGATAGAGAGTCGTCACCATTCATTTCCTATTACTGAAATATTTTCAACTTTAGAGAACTTAGGATATAGTGGATACTATATTAACCCTGCATCATTATGTCTTATAGAAATAAGCGAGTTTGACGCTGCACGTGATCAGGATATTAGCAAACTAGAATCCAGATCGTTTTTTGGTTACTTGAACAACTTTTTCTTTGTGCATTTTGAATCAGAAGACGAATTCGTATCAAAGGTGAGATTGTTTCTTGAAGAAGAAAAGCGGAGGGTGTGAAATGCAAAGTAAGCAAGTAGGTAAGAGAGTAAGTTGTCGTTATGAATTTTAAATATAATTAAATTACATGTATATAGCTTGTATTACTAATGTGGAATGATTGTAATCAATAACTAGATGAATACTTAGATGTATATTTTTAATCAGTGTTCTATTGCATTTTCTTTTATCAGTAAAAATACTTGATTTTGAGTAAAATTCGCGATAGTAGTTGGGTAATCTTGGGTAGGGTTGTTGGCCTATTAGGACCTTTTTTAGTCCTGCCATTAGCGGCGAGAACTTTGACCAAGAATGAGCTTGGAACTTGGGCTCTGATTCAAGTGGTTATAGGTTTCGTTTCGATCTTGAAAGATGGAGGACTAACTCCATACGTAGTTCGTCATCAAAATTACGGTATTGAACAACGAGGGATGGCTCGCCTGTGTGGTCTTTTGTTAGGTTTTGTGTCTGGAGTTGTTCTTATTATTATATCGATACCTGTTACTATTTTTCTTGGCATAAGCGAACACTGGAAACTTTTTTTGCCCATTTCTTTAGTTTACGCCTTTGGCGGATTGAATAGTATCTACAGTGCCGAGTTGCGGAGAGATACTCGGTTTAGAGCAATATTTTTTACAACTTCTACACCAGCTGTATTTTCCATTGCTATATCGATTGGTTTACTGCTTTATGGTGCTGGTCTTTGGACTTTTCCTATAGCATCTGTTGCTTCGAGTCTTATACAGTTGTTGATTTTAACGCTTATTTCTCGGCCAGTAAGTATGAAATGGAGAAAAAATCAGATTAAATCAATAATGGTATACACACGAGGTCTCCTTGGATTCAATTTGATTAACTATTGGGCACGACGGTTAGATGATGTTTTGATTGGGAAATTTATAGGAACAGACGGATTGGCGATTTACTCCAACGCCTACCGTATGATGATGCTTCCCATAAATCAAGTCGTCTCGACTTTGAACCCTCTTATACTTCCCTATATGGCAAAAAAGCAGAATGACCCTGCTGATTGTAGAAATGAACTATTTAGTTTTTTGAAAATTATTGGTCTAGTAGCATTTCCACTGATGAGCCTGATCTGGTTAGAACGTGCTATTATCATTCACTATTACCTAGGTCCCGGTTGGGAGGAAGTAGCTGACTTATTGTTTTGGTTTGCCCCGCTCGGTATGATTCAATGCCTCACTACCCCGCTGGGCAATTGCTACGATATTGCTGGGAAAAATGACCAGCGATTTTTATATGGAATAGCTAACACTATAGTGGTTATTTTTGGATTTATTATAGGGTTACCATATGGGATACAAGGTGTTGCTGTCAGCTATTTCCTTTCAAATGCAATTATGGTCTTTCCCGGGGTGCATTTTTCAATACGTTGTTTGGGCGGCAATGTGACAGAATGGTTTAAGAATACAGTGTGTTTGTGGCTAATTCCACTTATTGGATTATTGGTACAACCTATAACATCGGGATTTTCTATGTGGACTAAGATAGGGATTGATATTATCATTATTGGTGTTGTTACTGTATCTATTACTTGGTGCTGGTTTGGTTATTGGTTCAAGGCTAGAATTAATGTAAATAGTTAATTGCAAATGACACGGTGTTTCTATCCCTGTGGGTAACTGTGATGCAGTTCCTAAAATAGAATATATGACGTGATTAGCGTTTTTGGTCTTAGGATATATTAGTTAATATGAGTAGTTCCGATTTGACATATAGATCATGTGTACAATTATCAGTTCACCTAATGTTATTTGGCATTCAGTTGATTTTTAAACAGTTTGATGCTGTTTTAATTTATATATATAAAACTACGTATTTATCGTAACTACAAGGATACAATTATGTGCAAGATACGAATTTACCCAGAATCAAAAGATAATCCTTATGTCGAAAACTTTTTTCAGGTAGCTTATGATAAAGGTTTTTGTGTTACGGGTAATTCTATATTTGAACTGATTTTTTCAACGGATATACTCCATATTCAGTGGCCTGAGGCATGGAGATGGGAAAAAAAACCTAAAAGGTTAATGATGGCGGGGTATTTTCTATTCTTGCCGCTTCTTAAATTCTTATTCCAAATCAAAGTAATCAATACTGTTCATAACTTGAAGCCTCATAGTAAACAGTCAAATTTTGCACACTGGTTATACGTGAGAACATTAAAACAGAGTGAAGGTTTTGTTCATCTCACCGACAGTGGGAAAAAAGAGTTTTTAATTGAGCATCCTTGGGCGTCGAATCGAAAACATGCTACGATACCTCATCCAGATTACGCTCGGCAACTAAGCTCGCTAAATAGAGATGAAGCTCGCAAGAAATTAGGCTTAAGCCAGTCTGAAACTAGAATAGCTTATTTTGGATATATAAAACCGTATAAGGGTGTCGATAGATTAATCGAAACATTTCTTAAATTAAAAATAAGTCCAGAAAGTGCATCTTTATGGGTTGGTGGTAACACATCAGAGGGTATGAAAAAAACACTGATAGATTTGACATGTGATTCATCAAATATTCAGTTGCAACTTGAATATGTTGCAGAGGACGAATTGGAAACTCAGGTGAAAGCAGCTGATTGGGTCGTACTCCCCTATTTTTCCGGATTGAATTCTGGGGCCGCCGTTTACGCCTTGTCTTGTGGTTCGCGCGCAGTTGTACCAGATACCTCTGTAATGCGTGAACTTGACAAATTAACGGGTGGAGGAAGTTTTAAATATTTTAGACAAGCTGATTTTACAAAAGTTTTATCTAGTGTATTTACATGGTCAGGGGGTCTATCTTCTACCGAGCTAAATCTGGATGCATTAGGACATCAACGAATTGGTAAGCTCTATCTTGATTTTGTTAATTTGGTTACAGGGAGGAATCAGTAATGGACTATCATAAACAATATTGCCAGATTCAAATATTATAAGTTAATGTCTTACATTAGTGTCATTATTCCCAATTACAACCGAGGTTGGTGTATTGAAGAAACTATCAAATCCGTTGTAAGGGTATCTGATAATATTCTATTGGAAGTGCTCGTCGTGGATAACGGTTCAAATGATGAATCAAAGTCCGTAATCGATAAATTGCGATCTGTTGATCCACGTATCAAGTGGATTGAGGCCTCACATCTACCTCAAAATGGTAATTGTGCTAGGAATTTAGGTGCGGAATATTCTTCTGGGGATTACCTCCAGTTTTTGGATTCGGATGATTTGATTGCCTATGGGAAATTGGAGAGTCAGTTGAAATTGCTTCAAGGTGGAGATGTTTATGATGTTGCTACTTCAGGCTGGTCTATTCTTGATGAGAATGGAGACTGCCAAAACGTCAAGATGAAGCGACACTGGCACAATTATGATAATTCTTTGGATTTGTTAGTTGAAATGTGGTCTAACTCCGAGTGGTTTTTTCCTGGTTGCTGGTTGATCTCTAAAGAACTCTATGAAAAAGTAGGAAAGTGGACTGAAGATCTGCAAGCTGATCAAGACGGCGAGTTTTTCGCGAGGATTCTTTTAGCGGGAGATAAGGTGCATTTCG
This region of Oceaniferula flava genomic DNA includes:
- a CDS encoding WecB/TagA/CpsF family glycosyltransferase gives rise to the protein MPTPFQSFRVLGTPVAVVTKESAAAQVIAWADRGDRAYAIEAADVHVVTRARHEPEFGECMSRFDMVCPDGMPVLWSVNRELPEEDRLTERVCGADLMQETMRQTAEKGGQSHFLLGGAETTLEKLVETLPEKVPGVRIAGSYSPPFGEWPADEFERICQKITESGASHVWVGLGCPKQERWISENKQQLPPACYYGVGAAFAFHAGEISRAPRLFQKTGTEWLYRVICEPRRLWKRYFTYNSLFIRYQLFE
- the glf gene encoding UDP-galactopyranose mutase; the protein is MESSAQQEVDALIVGAGFAGLVTAERLSNELGWTCAVVEQRDHIGGNAYDYYDDAGVLVHKYGPHYFRSNSEKIVEYLSQFTDWHPVEYRVKSYTEGRYWNFPINLNTFEQLIGRASDAEEFRQWMEDTREKIDDPKNSEEVITSQVGKDLYEKFFKGYTIKQWKKHPRDLDPSVCGRIPIRTNRDDRYLRESFQALPADGYTALFENMLAATPGLELRLGTSLDQAKELFRWKHLVYTGPIDAYFDHCHGPLPYRSLKFQHQSFNAEQLRDREAIAGKPGHWQPEMQVNYPSTEVDFTRIVEIKHATGQDTSNSTIVKEFPADFEETGEPYYPVPTDDSKALYQQYKTLAEAETNTSFIGRLGTYKYYNMDQVVGMALKEAEKICKTYA
- a CDS encoding glycosyltransferase family 4 protein, which encodes MPEPQAELLLVGLTPPPFHGQSIATGLLFDHDWSPLRVARLPIRYSNKIDEIGKPSLKKVLHMFTLVWKCWKLRRQTGARVMYYTPTSASLVPFVRDVVFLILCRPFFDRVLLHYHAGGLPDFLRANPLRHFLGKLMYGRGAWSIALTPHVEAPGISFGAAKELVVPNGVDVPAEVVAHQRDGTKTTTFLFVGNLYRDKGIFDAIYALNESHSQKHPVSLKVMGAFPDAETEQELRSLAAEMDYPVEFLGICKGDEKWAAFLTADVFFFPSYYASENQPLVTLEAMAAGLPVLATHWRGIPGQVEHGVTGLLVEPQNRQEISQAAVQLASDPDLRQRLGSNGRDRYLKEFTTEAHLQKMGEVFAAALAES
- a CDS encoding serine O-acetyltransferase, with protein sequence MTEYDQQAEQDAFLTWKPELGFRETLRADMQANAGNPKGKVIVFLFRLSSYLRRGPKMLYYLSIPYIIWYRLYVEWSLGVELPPLTRVGAGLTVHHGQGLVVNNRAIIGKNCTLRHGVTIGNKTDTDIYGCPVIGDGVNIGAGAIILGRIKIGDGATIGAASVITKDVAEQATMVGNPGVKL
- a CDS encoding sialate O-acetylesterase translates to METWVDVDPQPTSPLVGNMTAPAKFYRVKSLDRVPIIAFTGQSNTLHTPRNSAPYSTTDLPYYFSFAQGNADTSAGASELFTSVTNAITSGKPIGSCWEFANALHASDYRAGALRRFAFVQTGLGGRASWEWKSGQKRNVEFQNALDALITQIETHPYTTGELKAVVVNQGERDTDTSGTWDVSWTSFITSIRNKYGNQVQLYIQTLNNLHLMPRQTTPDAGWDAVYQKQLSLATDSGSTAALADTYVYDSNALGGPENTAMYCRDNNVHYSNAGMMMLGEGTFEIFKDVNNF
- a CDS encoding FkbM family methyltransferase, producing MKFRKIALNMLKVILPKFIISYKHSRDRNKNLLKPITENLPYDPEINVLNHIGINYPMFDIGANTGIYSEMLKNTIGEENLYIFEPLPHLFENLRCKFKNANIYKLALSNECSSQVIRIPCIDGDYYDTRATLNNHIEPNQSGAKKITIDVSTLDQVVASLRLDRIGFMKVDVEGHELELIEGATSTLKKFKPLILIEIESRHHSFPITEIFSTLENLGYSGYYINPASLCLIEISEFDAARDQDISKLESRSFFGYLNNFFFVHFESEDEFVSKVRLFLEEEKRRV
- a CDS encoding oligosaccharide flippase family protein, coding for MSKIRDSSWVILGRVVGLLGPFLVLPLAARTLTKNELGTWALIQVVIGFVSILKDGGLTPYVVRHQNYGIEQRGMARLCGLLLGFVSGVVLIIISIPVTIFLGISEHWKLFLPISLVYAFGGLNSIYSAELRRDTRFRAIFFTTSTPAVFSIAISIGLLLYGAGLWTFPIASVASSLIQLLILTLISRPVSMKWRKNQIKSIMVYTRGLLGFNLINYWARRLDDVLIGKFIGTDGLAIYSNAYRMMMLPINQVVSTLNPLILPYMAKKQNDPADCRNELFSFLKIIGLVAFPLMSLIWLERAIIIHYYLGPGWEEVADLLFWFAPLGMIQCLTTPLGNCYDIAGKNDQRFLYGIANTIVVIFGFIIGLPYGIQGVAVSYFLSNAIMVFPGVHFSIRCLGGNVTEWFKNTVCLWLIPLIGLLVQPITSGFSMWTKIGIDIIIIGVVTVSITWCWFGYWFKARINVNS
- a CDS encoding glycosyltransferase, coding for MCKIRIYPESKDNPYVENFFQVAYDKGFCVTGNSIFELIFSTDILHIQWPEAWRWEKKPKRLMMAGYFLFLPLLKFLFQIKVINTVHNLKPHSKQSNFAHWLYVRTLKQSEGFVHLTDSGKKEFLIEHPWASNRKHATIPHPDYARQLSSLNRDEARKKLGLSQSETRIAYFGYIKPYKGVDRLIETFLKLKISPESASLWVGGNTSEGMKKTLIDLTCDSSNIQLQLEYVAEDELETQVKAADWVVLPYFSGLNSGAAVYALSCGSRAVVPDTSVMRELDKLTGGGSFKYFRQADFTKVLSSVFTWSGGLSSTELNLDALGHQRIGKLYLDFVNLVTGRNQ
- a CDS encoding glycosyltransferase family 2 protein, with product MSYISVIIPNYNRGWCIEETIKSVVRVSDNILLEVLVVDNGSNDESKSVIDKLRSVDPRIKWIEASHLPQNGNCARNLGAEYSSGDYLQFLDSDDLIAYGKLESQLKLLQGGDVYDVATSGWSILDENGDCQNVKMKRHWHNYDNSLDLLVEMWSNSEWFFPGCWLISKELYEKVGKWTEDLQADQDGEFFARILLAGDKVHFDGERGFVRRKHSGDHVGNRGSISSVNSRFKAWDIIQQKLLDKENSRRVKVAISRRLHEVAYRCGTTENGWLRWASEKQKTIGINDFGLCKPYLLNIMTLLFGFEKGVNLRRRLLGSGR